The Apus apus isolate bApuApu2 chromosome 21, bApuApu2.pri.cur, whole genome shotgun sequence genome has a segment encoding these proteins:
- the ZC3H12A gene encoding endoribonuclease ZC3H12A: MSAGSVFSVPGWPEALPAPRPGARMSGRAPSESGGGSPGAEPPAGPGSPGREPRDSAEMRLKVDFFRKLGYSPEEIHVVLQKLGLNADTNAVLGELVKHGPAEREGAEAAPEAAEAPLVPRGGAGNKAPAAAPGPGEAEGENLKPIVIDGSNVAMSHGNKEVFSCRGILLAVQWFWDRGHKDITVFVPSWRKEQPRPDVLITDQYILRDLEKKKILVFTPSRRVGGKRVVCYDDRFIVKLAHESDGIVVSNDTYRDLQNERPEWKKFIEERLLMYSFVNDKFMPPDDPLGRHGPSLDNFLRKKPLVPEHKKQQCPYGKKCTYGIKCKFYHPERINQPQRSLADELRANAKSPPTSTSALDDKKGKRGSPAELLCSVPTESDKNSLQKVSAERKSLPHKAKPNDAPVQVKGCVSGSVPPSSGSHRSSDRYQQPHMDSLSYLSQEHLDSGIGSLENQLSDMWPYRSASHCDHSHADPVAVCACCRQRPIYPHSPSLEQNGLVSYKSGSHKSSSSGASFLQYSPELSHSGSPHSFPGYAVPVAGAGQYSLPAEYGAAPRSRDFWSEPYALPQVRPPAVRDPRPVPRAPGAAYGDSCQWTVSDQFAEERANVHVKLCGIFHPHLVDAVMSRFPRLLDPQRLAAEILTYKSQNPGI, translated from the exons ATGAGCGCGGGCAGCGTCTTCTCCGTGCCGGGCTGGCCTGAGGCGCTGCCGGCGCCCCGGCCCGGAGCGAGGATGAGCGGCAGAGCCCCGAGCGAGagcggcggcggcagccccGGCGCGGAGccgcccgcggggccgggcagccccgggaGGGAGCCCCGCGACAGCGCGGAGATGCGGCTGAAGGTGGATTTCTTCCGGAAGCTGGGCTACTCCCCCGAGGAGATCCACGTCGTGCTGCAGAAGCTGGGCCTGAACGCCGACACCAACGcggtgctgggggagctggtgAAGCACGGCCCGGCGGAGCGGGAGGGCGCGGAGGCCGCGCCGGAGGCCGCGGAGGCCCCGCTGgtgccgcggggcggggcgggcaaCAAGGCCCCGGCAGCCGCCCCGGGCCCGGGGGAGGCGGAGGGCGAGAACCTGAAGCCCATCGTTATCGATGGCAGCAACGTGGCCATGAG CCATGGAAATAAAGAAGTGTTCTCCTGCCGAGGTATCCTTCTGGCTGTCCAGTGGTTTTGGGACAGGGGACACAAGGATATTACAGTCTTTGTGCCATCCTGGAGAAAGGAGCAGCCACGACCAGATGTACTTATAACAG ACCAGTACATTCTCCGTGAccttgaaaagaagaaaattctggTCTTCACTCCTTCCAGACGGGTTGGAGGGAAGCGTGTTGTCTGTTATGATGATCGATTCATTGTGAAACTGGCACATGAGTCTGATGGCATCGTGGTGTCCAACGATACTTACCGGGACCTGCAGAACGAGCGTCCCGAGTGGAAGAAGTTCATTGAGGAGCGCCTGCTGATGTACTCCTTTGTGAACGACAA gttTATGCCTCCAGATGATCCCTTAGGGCGACATGGCCCCAGCCTGGATAACTTTCTCAGAAAGAAACCTTTGGTGCCAGAACACAAGAAACAACAGTGCCCTTATG GGAAGAAATGCACTTACGGAATTAAGTGTAAATTCTACCACCCTGAAAGGATCAATCAGCCCCAGCGCTCATTAGCCGATGAACTCCGAGCCAATGCAAAGTCGCCTCCTACCAGTACCAGTGCCTTGGACGACAAAAAGGGCAAAAGAGGTTCCCCGGCAGAGCTCTTGTGCTCGGTGCCCACAGAGAGTGATAAAAACTCCCTGCAGAAGGtctctgcagagaggaaaagcttGCCCCACAAAGCAAAGCCCAACGATGCTCCAGTGCAGGTCAAAGGCTGCGTGTCAGGCAGTGTACCTCCCAGCAGTGGGAGCCACAGGTCCTCTGACAGGTACCAGCAGCCTCACATGGACTCTCTGTCTTACCTCTCTCAGGAGCATCTTGACTCAGGCATTGGGTCTCTGGAGAACCAGCTGTCTGACATGTGGCCTTACAGATCTGCCAGTCACTGTGACCACTCCCACGCGGACCCGGTGGCAGTCTGCGCCTGCTGCCGGCAGAGACCCATCTACCCACACTCTCCCAGCTTAGAGCAAAATGGTCTGGTCTCCTACAAGTCTGGTTCCCACAAATCCTCTTCCTCTGGTGCTAGCTTCTTGCAGTACAGCCCTGAGCTCTCTCACTCGGGATCCCCTCACTCTTTCCCAGGCTATGCAGTGCCCGTGGCCGGTGCCGGGCAGTACAGCCTGCCGGCCGAGTACGGCGCGGCGCCGCGCTCCCGCGACTTCTGGTCTGAGCCCTACGCGCTGCCTCAGGTGAGACCCCCGGCTGTGCGGGACCCCCGCCCCGTGCCCAGGGCCCCGGGGGCAGCCTATGGGGACTCCTGCCAGTGGACTGTGTCTGACCAGTTTGCGGAGGAGCGGGCCAATGTGCACGTCAAGCTGTGTGGCATATTCCATCCCCACCTGGTTGATGCTGTGATGAGCCGCTTCCCTCGGCTCCTGGATCCCCAGAGGTTGGCTGCCGAGATCCTGACCTACAAGTCTCAGAACCCGGGTATCTGA